The sequence below is a genomic window from Halosolutus gelatinilyticus.
GAGTGGACCCAAGTCGAGTCACCGACGGACGAGCCGCTCTACGGGGCCGTCGAAACCGTCGATGGGCCGTACGCCGTTGGCGGGGGTGGCGACGTCGTCGCCCGCCGGCAGGACGGCAATTGGGTAAAAGTCGTCGAATACGGTCCGCAGGCACGCAGTCGACCGCTGTTCGGTGTCGACGTGACCGACGACGGCAGGCGAATCTGGTTCGTCGGCGACAGCGGCGTCATCGGCGAATACGACGTCCAGACGCAGACGTTGACGAACTACTCCGCACCGATGGGAATAACGAGTACGTGGGAAGACTGCGCGGTACGCGGAACCGCCGGGGACAACGAACGGCTGTACTTCGTCAACGGGTCCGGCGAGCTACTCGTCGGTACGCGCTTGGACAGCGGGGCGGTGGAGTACGAAGAGGTGATCGAACCCGGGGGTGGGTCGACGATTCCCGGGATCGACTTCCACGCCCGGAACCGCGGCCACGTCGTCAGTACGAGTCAGCTTGTCGCGGAGACGGAGGACGGTGGCGAAACCTGGGAACAGATCGGGATCGACTTCGCCGGCGAAGCGTTCTTCGACGTCGCGAGCGAGGGGCTCCAGGACGTGAACGTGGCCGCCGGGGCCGGGATCATCTATCGGTACGACGGCTTCCGGTGGACGCCCCACGTCGTCGACAGCGATCGACAGGCAATTCGGGCGATCGATCGGGACGACGCTGCGGGACTCGCTGCGGGCGCCGAAGGGAAAGTGTACGACCGCCAATCGGTCGGGCAGTGGCGCCGCACCCAGACCCCCGTCTCGGTCGCGCTGCTCGGCGTCGCGCGTACCACTGCCGTCGACGTGGCCGTCGGAGAGAACGGAACGATCGTCGAACGGACGGGGAACGCCGCGAACCGTCGTTCCCGTCCGGACGAGTCGCAACTGCCGACGAACACCGCGGATCCGGGCGTCGAACGCCGCATCGAAGGGGAGTGGGTCGCAGCGATCGACTAATCTGCCCGCGGATCGTACGACGTCACAGTTACAGCGGCGGCAACCGCCCGACGTCCGAGAGGACCGCCGTCGCCGTCTCCGGACCGCCGGCGCCGCGGCCGCTGTTGTGGAGACTGCCGGCGTGTTTCGTCTCGATCTGGACGATGTTTCGCGTGCCCGTGACGGCGAGCGCGCCGTTTTCGGGGACGAGTCGCGGGCCGACGCGGACGCCCTCGCGGGTCGCCTCGCCGATGAGGCGAATCGTCCGACCGTCCTCTGCCGCGAGGTCGAGCGCGCTGCCGGGGATGTCCCGGATGCCCCGGACGTCGGCGTCGTCGAGCGAGAACCCGCCGTCGGCGAGCACGTTCGCGAGGATGACGAACTTCAGGGCGGCGTCCGTGCCGTCGACGTCGAACGTCGGGTCGGCCTCGGCGACGCCGAGGTCCTGGGCCTCCGCGAGCACGTGCTCGTAGTCCAGTCCCTCGGCGGCCATGCGCGTGAGGATGAAGTTCGCCGTCCCGTTGAGCACCCCGCGGACCGCGGTGACGGCCTCGGGCGTCGAATCCTCGATCGTCGACAGCACCGGAATCGCGCCGCCGACGGTCGCCTCGAACCGGATCGAGCCCGCGCTCTCGGCCTCGAGCTCGCGGAGTTCCTCGTACCGCTCGGCGATCGGTCCCTTGTTCGCCAGAACGACGTGGCGATCGGCTTCGAGCGCGCGTTTCGCGTGCGTGAAGCCGGGTTCGGCGTCGCCGAGCGTCGTCGGCGTCGCTTCGACGAGGACGTCGTAGTCGGTCTCGGCGACGGAATCGGGGTCGGTCGTCCCGACCGCGCCGTCGGCGAACTTCCGATCGAGGGCGTCCTCGACGTCGATTCCGTTCTCGTCGATCGCGGCGCTGCCGGAGTCAGCGAGGGCGACGACCTCGTGGCCGTACTCGCCGGCCAGGTCGGCGACCGAACGGCCGACGTCGCCGGCGCCGAGGATCGCCAGTCGCATCAGGCGTCACCTCCGAGCAGGGGTTCGACGACGGTCAGATCCTTCTGCGACCCGATCGAGCGGATCGCCCCGAGCGCCGCGGTCGTCTCGCCGGAGTCGATCGCGAGTCTGACCCGGGCGCTGGCGACGCCGTCGGTTCCCTCCGGGGCGGCCAGCGAGAGGTCCAGCACGACGGCGCTGGCCTCGGCTTCGATCCGCGAGAGCGTCTCCGAGAGGTCGTTCTCGACGAGGCGACCGACCAGCACGACGCTGATCTCCTCGCCGTAGCGCTCCGCGCCGGCCTGGATGACGTTGACGCCGGCGTCCCGAAGCGCGTCGACGACGCCGTCGAATCGGTCCGGTGGACACTCCATATCGACCTCGACCGGGATGTGTCCTCGAGGCGTGATGTTGCCGCGTTCGTGGTGAATGCTCAGGAGATTGGCACCGCTGTCGGCGATCGGTCGGAGCGCGCGAAGCAACTCGCCGGGTTCGTCGACGAGTTCGAGTCGGACGGTGTAGGCGCGGACGCCGCCGTCCGTCTCGGCGTCCGCGTCCGGTTCGTCCTCGGCGGCGCTGTCGTCACCCATCGCCGACACCTCCCACCTGCGGGCGTCCACACGTCGTCATGGTGTACGAGTCCGTAGTGGGCGCGTAAAAGGATATAGGACTTCGCAAAATGCACCTCCCTGTCAACAAATCGCACGTGATGGACTCGAACGGAACCGATCGGCGTCGCGTCGACTCCCCGACCGGTCAACGGTGGGCCGCGATCAGAGGTGGTCCTTGCCGGGGTTCGAGGAGCCCCAGTCGCCCCGGCCGCCCTCGGTTCGATCGATGCCCATGATGGACTCGGCCTGTTGCGGTCCGCCGAGGCTCTCGCGGGCGTCGGGGACGCGGACGGTCACGTCGTCGACCTCGGGCCACCGGATGAGTTCGGCCTCGATGTTCCCCGTGGTGACGTCGCTGATCGAACACCCCTTGCAGCCGCCGCCGAGTTCGACGATCACCTCTCCCGTCTCGGGGTCCGCCTTTCGTACCGCGCTCGTGCCGCCGTGCATCTGGATGATCGGCATCTCGCGCATCAGCCACTTCTCGACGCGCTCCTTGAGCGTCGTCCCGTCCTCGGAGTCGGTCATTACCCGCTGTACGTGCTCGATGCGTGAATAACGTTTGGTCCTCGGTAGCAAACGCTCAGGATCGATCACGAGGGATTTCGAGCGATCGGCGGATGCGACACCCGTCCGGGTCCCGACAACAGTCGCCGAAAAATGGCAGCATGGCCCGCGGAAGGGGACCGATCACTCGCGGCGACGATCGCGGCCGCGCCGGCGACGCGCCCACTCGAGGCCGAGTGCGCCACCGGCGAGTCCGACGACGCCCGCGATCCCTGCGAATCCCGGAACCGAATCATCGTCGTCCGCCGCGCCGGTACCGCCGTCTTCACCGTTCTCGTCGGGGGGAATTGGGAACGTGTAGAGCGCGTGCTCGGTCTCGGCGTTGGGGATCAGTCCGGTGCTGCTCGCGACGAACGTCTCGCCGGGGGTCGCGACGCGAGCCGTCCAGAATCCCGCAGTTTCGCGATCGGCCCAGGAGACGAGTTCGACGGGATCGCCCGGATCGGAGACGTCGTGGACCTTCACGCCAGCCTGGTACCACGACGAGTAGAGGCGGCCGTCGCGGAGCTCGAAGTTGTGCGACGTGGTCCACTCGCCGCGGTTGTACGAGCCGTCTCCCGACTCGGGTTCGGGCGGGTCGATCGTCGCCAGGCGGCGAGGATCGTCGGGATCGCCCACGTCGTAGAGGTCGATCCCGCCCGGCCCGTCGGGACCACTGCCGCCGGTCGTCCACGCCTCCCGGCCCACCGCCAGTAGGTCACCGGTATCGTCGACGGCCGCGTAGTGATCGTTCCCCGGGAGCCCGTGCTCGGGATCCGCGCCGGTTTCGACGTCGCGTGCGTCCTCGACGGCGACCTCCGCCACCCGGAAGATGTGCTCGGGCTCTGACGGATCGCTGACGTCCAGCAGGTAGGTCCCGGCGTCCCAGTGTGCCAGGCAGGCGACGTCGTCGCGCACGGTGACGTCGTGGAGATACCAGGTCCGCCAGCCGACCTCCTCCCACTCCGGTTCGCGGTCCAGCAGCGACCAGCGGCCGAGTTCCTCGACCTCGTCGCCGCCGACGTCGAAGAGTTCGAGCGCGTTCCCGCCGGGGCCGTTGGCGACCACGTAGAGCACGTCGCCGTCGAGTTCGCAGTTGTGGATGTGGTACCCGGTTTCGTAGTCGGCGACCCGCTCCGGGTCGGCGGGATCGCTCACGTCGTAGACGACGAATCCGTCGAAGAAGCGGTCGATCGGGTTCACGGGGCCGGGAGCGACCAGCCGATCGCCGTCGACCGAGACGTCGAGGATCATCGACAGCTGCGCCCCGTCGACCTCGATCCGTCGCTCTTCGGCGAGACGCTTCGGCTCGGCGGGATCGCTCACGTCGACGGTCGCGAACCCGTTCGTCGCCGCGAGGTACGCGACGTCGCCGGTGTCGTCGACGGCCGCTTCGGCCGCGCCCTCGACGGAAATCCGGCCCAGCGGCTCGAACTCGCCGGTATCCTGCCGGGCCGCCGCGATCGATGCGGCCCCGATCCGCGGGGAGACGAGGGCGGCGCCTGCGGTGACGCCTGTTCGGAGGAGGGCTCGTCGGTGCATACGATCACAAGGGTCTATCCGGATAAATAACGTGGGGAGTCGGCCCGGGCGGCGTGATCGTCCGCCCGGTCGGTGTCGCGGGCGGCGATCGAGAAAGTGCTGCGCCCGCGACCAGCAATTGGCGGAGTCCTAGATCCGGCGTCTCCGACGCCCCGCGGCCGATCGTCACGCGTCGAGTTTGCGCCGGTCGCCCGTTCCCCCGGTCAGGGCGCTCGCGAGGGCGCCCTCGAGGACGACGTCGTCGCCGTGCTCGGTGGCGGTGATCTCGGGGACGTTGGACATCACCATCCCGGAGACGCGCTCGCGGATCCGCTCGACGACCAGGTCCTCGTTGTTGAGCGCGACGGCGCCGCCGAAGGAGATTACGATCGGCGCGAACGCGTGGATCACGTTCGCGACGCCGATCGCGTTCCAGTGGGCGAGTTGGTCGATCACGTAGTCGGCCAGTTCGTCCTCGCCGGCGAGTTCGAAGACGTCTTTCGCCGTGAAGTCGGGGCCTTCGAGCGGCAGGTCGGTCGCGATCGTCGGGTCGTCCTCGGCGAGCAGTCGAGCGTACTGCGGGATGGCGGTGCCCGAACAGTAGGCCTCCCAGTGGCCATCGTGACCGCAGCCGCAGGTGAGGCGACCTCGCGGATCGACGACGTAGTGGCCGACCTCGCCGGCGTTGCCGTCCCAGCCGCTGACGATCTCGCCGTCGCAGCAGACGCCGGCCCCGATCCCCGACGAGATCGTGATGTAGACCATGTCGTCGGGGTTGCGAGCCGAGTGAAACCGCTCGCCGATGACGCCGGCCGTCGTGTCGTTGTGGAGGTGGACCTCGTCGCTGTCGATCAACTGTTCGATGGGGCCGGTGAGGGGGATCCGATCGATCGAGTCCGGGAGGTTCGCGGGATCGATCACCGCCCCTTCCGCGAGGTCGAACGGGCCGATCGACCCGATTCCCGCGGCCGCGATTTCGGCGGCGGCCACGCCCGCGTCGCCGCACGCCTCGCGAAGCGTTCGGAGGACGCCCTCGGTCACGTCGATGCCCGTGGGACCGCGCGGTGTCGCGTTCCGGCTCACACCGATCGTCGTCCCGTCGGCCTCGGCCACGGCCGCCCGCACGTTCGTCGCGCCGAGGTCGACGCCCGCATAGTAGACCATGCTATCCTAGGGACGGAGGTCGCCGTACTTAACAACCAATATCTTGACTCGCATTCGGGTAGCGATCGTAACCGTTACGACCGGGAACGGCGAGTTCGTGCGAGCCGTCGACACACGTATGACAGATAGTAACATAGTACGGCGTATGGCCACCGACGACGCACCCACGGACCCCGGATCGGCGCCGGAGCTCACCGACGAAGAACTCGAGGCGCTCCACGAGGTCGAACTGGGACTGGAGTGGTTCCAGCGCGCCCAGGGCTGTCTGATCGAGTTCCACCACGCGACGGGGCACGGAATGGATCACCTCTACGAGGCCGAACGTCGACTGCGAGCCAGCGGTCACGACGACCTCGCCGACGCCATTCGAGCCGAGTTGCTCCCCCACGGCGTCGTCGACGACGATCGCTGGTCGTACGACGTCCTCGAGAACTTCCAGGAGACGCTGCTCGACGAGACGACCGCCCTCGAGCGGCGCGTCCGCCGCGAACTCGCCGACGGCCAGCGCCACGTCCGCGAGCGGCGGCAGGAACGCGAGTGGAAAGAGCGGGCGGAACGGCGCTGAGCGTCACCCGCGACCCCCTTGCCCGCGGCTCGGGATCGTCGCGTTCGAGCGCCGACGCGAAAAACGGGGGTTACGATTACTCCGGGCCGTCAGGCGTCGTCCGCGCTCCGGACGAACGTCACGGGGCAGGGCGCCGACAACAGGACCTCCTGGGCCGTCGAGCCGAACACCGCCTTCCCCGTGGGCGAGCGGCGCCGGCCGCCGACGACGACCCGATCGGCGTCGGTTTCGGTCGCGAGGTCGACGATCGTCGGCCCGTGGTCGCCGACGGCGCCGCGGATCCCGTACTCCACGTCGTGTTCGTCGAGCACCGCGCGGATATCCCGAACCGTCGAGTGTCGGGTCGCGACCTCGTCCGGATCGATCTCGTCGCGCTCGGGCGAGAACTCGAGGCGGGTGATCACTTCGTCGTACTCGTCCCGCGTGAAGACGTGCGCTATCGTGACGGTGGCGTCGGCCGGTTTCGCCACTTCCAGAACCGTTTCGGCGAGTTCGTCGCTTCGATCGGCGTCGCCTGGGCCGACGGCGAGCAGGACCGTAGTGAGAGTCATACGACCACTGTGTGTCGCCGCCCGTAATATTTTTACTCTTTTTTAGGGTTCGCGTCCGATGGGGATCGTCGGCCGGTCGACGCGATCGCCGCGGACAACAGAGCTAATCCGCCACAACCGGAAGGCGAGGTATGGACGGACTCGACCTCGAGGGACGAACGGTAGTCGTCACGGGCAGCGGAAGGGGCGTCGGTCGCGAACTCCTCCTGGCGACGGCCGAGTGGGGGGCGGAAACGGCCGTCCACTACCACACGAGCGCCGACGCCGCCCGCGAGGTCGCCGCCGAAGCGATCGACCGCGGCGCGGCGGACGCGATGACCGTCCAGGGCGACGTCACCGATCCCGAGAGCGTCGACGGCCTCTTCGCGGCGATCGAGGCTGAACTCGGGGACGTCGACGTGGTGGTGAACAACGTCGGCGACTTCGCGCCCGCCCACTGGGCCGACCTCGAGTTCGCGACGTGGAACCGCGTGCTCGAGACGAACCTGAACGGGACCTACCTCTGCTCGAGGCGCGCGCTCCACGGGATGCGCGAGAGCGGGTACGGCCGGATCGTCAACGTCGGCTACGCGTCGAGCGAGAAGGGGCTGGTCAACCCGAAGAACTTCCCGTACTTCGTCGCGAAAGCGGGCGTCCTGATGTTCACCCGGATGCTCGCGGCTGACACGCAGGACGACGAAATAACCGTCAACGCGATCTCGCCCTACGTGGTCGAAAACTCCGAGGAGTTCCCCGACGAGTTGCCGCGCGATCGGCCCGCCTCGTTCGACGACCTGATCCAGCCGCTCCGGTTCTTCCTCGATCCGGACAGCGACTACATCAGCGGACAGAACGTCGAGGTCGACGGCGGCTGGCTCCCGGAGGACGTGTAGCCGCCGGAGGCGTGGAGCCCGCTCCGGCTACGGGCCGGACCGATCGAGCCCCGAGACCACGTCCGCGTCGGACGGGCCGCCGGCATCGAACGCCGCGACGAACTCGTCGAGCCGATCGGGATCGTCGGCGCCCGGGAGACGGCGATCGGCCGTGACGCAGGGTTCGTGGACGCCGAGCCGATCGGAGACCAGATCCGCCGTCGTTTCGGCCATCGCTCGGTAGGTCGTCAGTTTCCCGCCGACGATCGACGCGAAATTTTCCGCGCCCGCGTCAGCGTGATCGAGCAGGAAGAAGCCGCGGGAGATCCCCCGCGCCTCGCGGGTCGCCTCGTCGGGCGCGTAGAGCGGGCGAACGCCCCACCAGGTCCGAATCCGTTCGGCGTCGGCGACGGGCGGGAGCATCCGCGCGCACTCCTCGCGGACGCGATCGACCTCCCAGTCGGCGGTCTCGTAGTCGTCGGGATCGGCGACGTCGACGCTCGTGGTCCCGAGGACGACCTCGTCGTCGTGCGGGACGACGATGTCGCCGTCCGCGGGTTCTCGACTCCGGTTGAGAACCGGCTCGAGACCGCCGTACCGGACGGAAACCATCACGCCACGATTTGGTTGCATCTCGACGTCGACGTTTGCCATCGCGGCGAGTCGCCCGGCCCACGCGCCGGCGGCGTTGACGACGTAGTCGGCCTCGATGGCGTCGTCGATCCGACCGCCGACCCGGACGCCAGCGATCCGATCGCCTTCGACGCGCATCCCCTCGACGGGCGTGTGCGTGAGGATCCGCGCGCCGTGATCGCGAGCGTCCGCGGCGTTCGCCGCCACGAGTCGAGACGGGTAGACCGCGGCGTCGGGAACCGCCATCGCACGCCGGACATCCGGCGCGAGGTCCGGGACCCGATCGCGGGCCTCCGCGGCGGTCAGGAGCGTCGTCGGAATGCCGACGTCGGCGCAGGTGTCGCGTTTGGTCCGCAGGTAGTCGGGATCGTCGTCCTCGAGTTCGACGAACAGTCCGCCCGTGTCGCGCACGC
It includes:
- a CDS encoding homoserine dehydrogenase, with the translated sequence MRLAILGAGDVGRSVADLAGEYGHEVVALADSGSAAIDENGIDVEDALDRKFADGAVGTTDPDSVAETDYDVLVEATPTTLGDAEPGFTHAKRALEADRHVVLANKGPIAERYEELRELEAESAGSIRFEATVGGAIPVLSTIEDSTPEAVTAVRGVLNGTANFILTRMAAEGLDYEHVLAEAQDLGVAEADPTFDVDGTDAALKFVILANVLADGGFSLDDADVRGIRDIPGSALDLAAEDGRTIRLIGEATREGVRVGPRLVPENGALAVTGTRNIVQIETKHAGSLHNSGRGAGGPETATAVLSDVGRLPPL
- a CDS encoding amino acid-binding protein, yielding MGDDSAAEDEPDADAETDGGVRAYTVRLELVDEPGELLRALRPIADSGANLLSIHHERGNITPRGHIPVEVDMECPPDRFDGVVDALRDAGVNVIQAGAERYGEEISVVLVGRLVENDLSETLSRIEAEASAVVLDLSLAAPEGTDGVASARVRLAIDSGETTAALGAIRSIGSQKDLTVVEPLLGGDA
- a CDS encoding NifU family protein — its product is MTDSEDGTTLKERVEKWLMREMPIIQMHGGTSAVRKADPETGEVIVELGGGCKGCSISDVTTGNIEAELIRWPEVDDVTVRVPDARESLGGPQQAESIMGIDRTEGGRGDWGSSNPGKDHL
- a CDS encoding LVIVD repeat-containing protein, with protein sequence MHRRALLRTGVTAGAALVSPRIGAASIAAARQDTGEFEPLGRISVEGAAEAAVDDTGDVAYLAATNGFATVDVSDPAEPKRLAEERRIEVDGAQLSMILDVSVDGDRLVAPGPVNPIDRFFDGFVVYDVSDPADPERVADYETGYHIHNCELDGDVLYVVANGPGGNALELFDVGGDEVEELGRWSLLDREPEWEEVGWRTWYLHDVTVRDDVACLAHWDAGTYLLDVSDPSEPEHIFRVAEVAVEDARDVETGADPEHGLPGNDHYAAVDDTGDLLAVGREAWTTGGSGPDGPGGIDLYDVGDPDDPRRLATIDPPEPESGDGSYNRGEWTTSHNFELRDGRLYSSWYQAGVKVHDVSDPGDPVELVSWADRETAGFWTARVATPGETFVASSTGLIPNAETEHALYTFPIPPDENGEDGGTGAADDDDSVPGFAGIAGVVGLAGGALGLEWARRRRGRDRRRE
- a CDS encoding ROK family protein — protein: MVYYAGVDLGATNVRAAVAEADGTTIGVSRNATPRGPTGIDVTEGVLRTLREACGDAGVAAAEIAAAGIGSIGPFDLAEGAVIDPANLPDSIDRIPLTGPIEQLIDSDEVHLHNDTTAGVIGERFHSARNPDDMVYITISSGIGAGVCCDGEIVSGWDGNAGEVGHYVVDPRGRLTCGCGHDGHWEAYCSGTAIPQYARLLAEDDPTIATDLPLEGPDFTAKDVFELAGEDELADYVIDQLAHWNAIGVANVIHAFAPIVISFGGAVALNNEDLVVERIRERVSGMVMSNVPEITATEHGDDVVLEGALASALTGGTGDRRKLDA
- a CDS encoding universal stress protein — protein: MTLTTVLLAVGPGDADRSDELAETVLEVAKPADATVTIAHVFTRDEYDEVITRLEFSPERDEIDPDEVATRHSTVRDIRAVLDEHDVEYGIRGAVGDHGPTIVDLATETDADRVVVGGRRRSPTGKAVFGSTAQEVLLSAPCPVTFVRSADDA
- a CDS encoding SDR family NAD(P)-dependent oxidoreductase, yielding MDGLDLEGRTVVVTGSGRGVGRELLLATAEWGAETAVHYHTSADAAREVAAEAIDRGAADAMTVQGDVTDPESVDGLFAAIEAELGDVDVVVNNVGDFAPAHWADLEFATWNRVLETNLNGTYLCSRRALHGMRESGYGRIVNVGYASSEKGLVNPKNFPYFVAKAGVLMFTRMLAADTQDDEITVNAISPYVVENSEEFPDELPRDRPASFDDLIQPLRFFLDPDSDYISGQNVEVDGGWLPEDV
- a CDS encoding FAD-dependent oxidoreductase, which codes for MPLRTDVLVIGGGATGAGIARDLALRGVDVVLVDRGGLAGGTSSRSHGLLHSGARYAEADRVGAEECIRERRILGSIAGECVRDTGGLFVELEDDDPDYLRTKRDTCADVGIPTTLLTAAEARDRVPDLAPDVRRAMAVPDAAVYPSRLVAANAADARDHGARILTHTPVEGMRVEGDRIAGVRVGGRIDDAIEADYVVNAAGAWAGRLAAMANVDVEMQPNRGVMVSVRYGGLEPVLNRSREPADGDIVVPHDDEVVLGTTSVDVADPDDYETADWEVDRVREECARMLPPVADAERIRTWWGVRPLYAPDEATREARGISRGFFLLDHADAGAENFASIVGGKLTTYRAMAETTADLVSDRLGVHEPCVTADRRLPGADDPDRLDEFVAAFDAGGPSDADVVSGLDRSGP